Part of the Fusibacter sp. A1 genome is shown below.
AACTCTTAATTAAAATAGTTTGTTTAACGTCTAGCGTTAATTATTTGTGATTTTTTTTGGTGCTTTTCTTGCACTCTAATTATCCATTGTCGCTTTCCAACTCGCCTATCGTTTATACGGGGCGGCTTATTGGAAGCGGGTACATTGTTCAGTTGTCATGGTTCATTGATCGTGAATTTTTCTTATTCACGACGCCCCACCGGCCAGTTGAACGTACTTTGTTCAACGAAGAGGTGATTAATTTTTCTTACTCGCAATTAAATTGTCTTGCCATCAACGCTTTGTTTCGGCAACTAGTACATAGTATCATCTAAGGCACTATGTCGTCAACACCTTTTTTCAATCTTTTATTCTTTTTTCAGCGCAACTTACTTTTACCCCGTTTTACTTTGAATTAACACAAAATTCATATTTTTTTACGTTTTTTTTCCGTCGGCGTTTCATCATCTTCAACTGCCCTTTCTAGGCCATTTTTGATATTATTCATATTTAACATTCTCTTTCAAATGCAAAAAGGAACTCATGATTAGACATGAGTTCCTTCAAATTTATTTGATAATTAATTTTGCTCAGGCTTCATTGTCGGGAATAGAATTACGTCTCTGATAGATGGTGAGTCTGTCAGTAGCATAATCATTCTATCAATACCTACACCTAAACCGCCTGTTGGAGGCAAGCCGACTTCAAGCGCGTTGATAAAGTCTTCGTCCATCATTTGAGCTTCGTCGTCGCCAGCTTCTCTTTGAGCCACTTGATGTTCGAATCTACCACGTTGATCGATCGCATCATTCAACTCAGAGAATGCATTTGCGATTTCCCAAGTGTTGATGAACGCTTCAAATCTATTTGTGATTCTTGGATCATCAGGGTTACGTTTTGCTAGTGGCGACACTTCTACTGGGTGATGTAGAACAAACGTAGGCTGAACCAGATCGGCTTCACAGAAAGCCTCAAACGCTTCGTTGACAAAATGACCCACTGTCAAGTGATCTGCTACATCAAGGTTAAGACGCTTTGCTTCAGCACGCGCTTCTTCATCTGTCAAAGCGTAGAAGTCAACACCTGTTTTTTCTTGTACCAAATCGTGCATCGATGCACGTCTCCAAGGCGGTGTTAAGTCTAGCTCAGTACCTTGATAATTGATTTTTAAAGTACCGTTCGCTTTTTCACAGCAGTACGCCACTAGATTTTCAGTCAGTTCCATCATGAACTCATAATCTTCATACGCGACATAGACTTCCATCGCAGTGTATTCCGGATTGTGTTTTACAGACATACCTTCGTTACGGAACATCTTACCCATTTCATAAACGCCATCAAAACCACCGACGATTAATCTTTTTAGGTATAGTTCATTTGCAATACGCATATACATGTCAATATCGAGAGAATTGTGATGAGTGACAAATGGTCTTGCAGAAGCTCCACCGACGATTGTGTTGAGTGTAGGAGTATCCACTTCGATATAACCTTTGTTATCTAGGAATTCACGAACCGCTTTTGTGATCAGGTTACGCTTGATGAATGTCTCTTTTACACCTGGATTTACAATTAAGTCGACATAACGCTGTCTATAACGTAAATCGTGGTCTTTTAATCCGTGGAATTTTTCAGGAAGAATTTGAAGTGACTTTGATAGAAGCTGGACTTCATTGGCTTTTACTGAAATTTCACCGACTTTTGTTTTAAAGACAACACCTTTAATTCCCATGATGTCACCGATATCTACTTTTTTGAACCATTCGAACTCTTCTTCTCCGATTCTGTCCAATCTGACATAACATTGAATTCTTCCATCCCTGTCAAGCAAATCGATAAAACCGGCTTTTCCTTGAATTCTCTTTGACATGATTCTGCCAGCGATACTTACTTCTTTATCTTCGTACTTTTCAAAATCCTCTTTGATCGCTGCACTGAAAGCATCTCGCTCGTATTTCTCGATTTTAAAAGGATCTCTCCCCGCTTCTTGTAACTGCTTCAATTTGTCGCGTCTCACCTGCAACAATTCATTAAGATTTAATTCTTCGCTCACTTTGCACCTCCGCTGGTTTAAATTTATTGAAGCCTTTGCAGTAGCAAAGGCTTCGTGTTATCTATGGATTTCTAAAATTTTAAGTTTAGTCACACCATCCGGTACCACGATTTCTACTGTTTCGCCGATACCTTTTCCAATAAGCGCTTCGCCAATAGGTGATTCGTTTGAAACTTTAAAGTTAAACGGATCAGCTTCTGTTGCGCCTACTATTGTATATTCTACTTCTTCATCGAATTCGAAATCAAATACTTTAACTACAGTACCTACAGATACGTGTTCCATATCGATTTCGCTCTCATCAATAACATGCGCGTTTCTTATGATATTTTCAAGCTTCAAGATACGTGCTTCAAGCTCTGCTTGTTCATTCTTCGCCTCATCGTATTCTGAGTTCTCACTGATATCGCCAAAAGCTCTAGCGTGTTTAATCTTTTCCGCTACTTCCTTACGTCTTACCGTTTTTAAAAGTTCGAGTTCCTGTTCTACTTTGTTGAACCCTTCATGCGTTAACACCACAGATTTATTCCCCATGTGATCTCTCCTTTAGTTTATTGAATAAGACTGAAACATAAGCCTAGCCTGTTAGTCCATCAAATTAATAATATCTGATCATGTAACAGGCTTATATGAGTAGTTGCAATCATTACATCGTACAATGATTCTAATGTTACTATTATAGAGTAGTTAAAGTGCCATGTCAAGCCGACTTAAAGTAGCGATCTGAGCAGTGTCGACAACTCTTCCTTAGTAGATGCCTTGTTGATTTGAGCTCTTATGTTGGCAGAGTTCTTGATTCCTTTCAAGTACCAGGCCGAATGTTTTCTCATTTCCATCACAGCGACATGTTCTGGCTTATATTCAGTCATCCAGTTCAATTGTTTTTCAATCAACAGGATTCGTTCTTCAAGGCACGGATCAGGCTTATAGGTTCCTGTCTTTAAGTAATCGTTTATCTGCTCGAACAACCAAGGTCTCCCCTGCACTCCCCTGCCTATCATGATGCCATCGCAGCCTGTCAGTTCAACAATCGATTTGGCGTCTTCCGGTGTGAAGATATCGCCATTTCCGATGACGGGGATGGCTACCGCTTCTTTCACGCTTTTTATGATTGTCCAGTCCGCTTTACCAGAATAGTATTGCTCACGGGTTCTACCGTGTACAGTGATGGCATCCGCACCGGCAGCTTCCATCATCTTGGCAAACTCAACCGCATTGATATGCTCATCATCCCACCCTTTTCTAAACTTTACCGTTACCGGTTTTTTAGAAACCGCTTTGACCGCACTAACAATCTCAGCTGCGAGTCTAGGGTCTTTCATCAAAGCGGAACCATCACCGTTTTTCACGATTTTTGGTGCGGGACAGCCCATGTTGATATCCAAAATATCAAAGGGATGGTCATTTAAGACCTCTTCTGTGACTTGAGCCATCGTGTCAGGTTCTGAACCGAAAATCTGTAGCGCAAGGGGCCTTTCCTCTGGATGGACCTCCATGTATTTGAATGTCCTCTTGTCTCTATAACTTAAGGCTTTTGCGCTTATCATCTCTGTTACGACTACAGGACACCCGAACTCTTTGCAGATTTTTCGAAATGCCAGATCCGTCACTCCAGCCATAGGCGCCAGCCATATGTTCCCATCAAGGGTTACTGATCCAATTTTCATTTTTACTCCTTACAAAAAACCAAGGCAGTGCATACCTTGGCCCTTTATTACTTATTCATCATATAGATTGTGTATAGTCCGTCAAGGGTCAGATGTCGATCAACCGTATTGATCGTTTCTGAATCCGTCGCCACCATGGAGGAGAGCCCTCCTGTTGCTATTACAGGTATATCGCCATCATAATGCATCTCTGATTTCATTCTTCTCACGATATAGTCGACAGCACCAATGTTTCCGTAGATCAGCCCCGCTTGTATGCTCTGTGTCGTGTTTTTACATATGATCTTATTGGGCTTTTCAAGTTCCACACGTGTAAGTTTAGCAGCCCTATTCGTAAGCGCTTCACTTGAGACCTTAACACCCGGCATGATCGCACCACCAAGATATTCACATTTTTCATTGATCGCACAAAACGTCGTAGCGGTTCCGAAATCGACGATAATCACAGGTCCGCCATATTTTTTAAACGCAGATACACCGTTTACGATCCTATCCGCTCCGACTTGACGTGGGTTGTCGTATTTGATGTTCATTCCAGTCTTCACGCCCGGTCCGATGACAAGCGCTTTCACATTACAATATTTAATTGCCATGTGTTGCAATGAATACATGATCGAGGGTACAACAGACGATATGATCACCGCTTTAACTTCAGTAAGTTGAAGACCATGATAACCGAACAACTGGTGTACGATCATTCCGATTTCATCAGATGTTTTTGATTTGTCTGTCGAGATACGCCACTGATGCTTCAGTTCGCCGCTTTCCTCATTAAACACACCGAGTACTACATTAGTATTTCCAACATCGAATGCCAATAGCATAAGTCACCTCTGTTTTCTATTTTATACGAACACTGACTTCACCATAGTAAAGGGTTGTCTCTGTTCCGTCATTTTCAGTTATTATCAGTTCACCAAACTCGTTTATTTCTTTTGCCAGTGCTGTTCTTGTAAACTCTCCCAAGATGACGTTTATCTCTCTTGATACAAGAACGGAGCGTTCGTTGATCAACTTCACAACGGACTTCAACGACAGGTCCTTAAGAAACTGTGCATAATGAGCTTCGAACCGATTAAGAAACGCGCGTAGTAAATCAAATCGACTCACTTCAATGCCAGTTTCTATTCTAAGCGATGTGGCGATCGCGCTGATCTCGTCTGCAAAAGTCTCTTGATTGACATTTAGCCCTATACCAATTACCACATACTGCACAGCGCTCAGTTCTGCCGACATTTCTGTCAGTATGCCGCATACTTTTTTTTCGCCGATGAGCAGGTCATTGGGCCATTTTATCTTTACTTTTAGAGCTAGAACTTCCTCTATCGCCTCGAGCATCGCAACAGCTGCGACCTGTGTGAGCATGGACGCGCCTGCGGGCCTGATACTTGGTCTTAACAGAATTGATTGCCACAATCCTACTCCAGGAGTCGATACCCAAGTTCTACCTAGTCTCCCCCTACCTGCAGTCTGTTCATTTGCCACAACAATCGCTGTGTCCATTTGATCTGAATTTGCTTTCAAGTAGCTGTTTGTTGAAGGGATGCTTTCAAAAAACAGCGCCTTCTTTATAAAATCATGTTCTTCGATGAGCACTTCAAGAGCCGCTTGGCTTATCGTACTACCGACAGTGAGCTTATAACCCTTTCGATGAACTGAACTTATGTCATATCCTTCTTCTTTTAAGCTGTTGATATGTTTGTGAATAGACTGTCTGGATACCTCGCAAATTGCAGATAGCTCTTGACCGGTCGTATACGAATCTCTATGTTCCAATAAATAACCAAGTATTTTTGACTTCATCATCCACCTCCATATGCCATGTTCATTATAGCCCAACTTCTCATAATTGTCACATATAAAGAAAAAAGGTGTCCCTAAGGACACCAAATATCTTTAACTGCCAAACAGTGTTAAAAGTACACCGGCTGCTACTGCAGACCCGA
Proteins encoded:
- the lysS gene encoding lysine--tRNA ligase is translated as MNLNQRRCKVSEELNLNELLQVRRDKLKQLQEAGRDPFKIEKYERDAFSAAIKEDFEKYEDKEVSIAGRIMSKRIQGKAGFIDLLDRDGRIQCYVRLDRIGEEEFEWFKKVDIGDIMGIKGVVFKTKVGEISVKANEVQLLSKSLQILPEKFHGLKDHDLRYRQRYVDLIVNPGVKETFIKRNLITKAVREFLDNKGYIEVDTPTLNTIVGGASARPFVTHHNSLDIDMYMRIANELYLKRLIVGGFDGVYEMGKMFRNEGMSVKHNPEYTAMEVYVAYEDYEFMMELTENLVAYCCEKANGTLKINYQGTELDLTPPWRRASMHDLVQEKTGVDFYALTDEEARAEAKRLNLDVADHLTVGHFVNEAFEAFCEADLVQPTFVLHHPVEVSPLAKRNPDDPRITNRFEAFINTWEIANAFSELNDAIDQRGRFEHQVAQREAGDDEAQMMDEDFINALEVGLPPTGGLGVGIDRMIMLLTDSPSIRDVILFPTMKPEQN
- the greA gene encoding transcription elongation factor GreA; amino-acid sequence: MGNKSVVLTHEGFNKVEQELELLKTVRRKEVAEKIKHARAFGDISENSEYDEAKNEQAELEARILKLENIIRNAHVIDESEIDMEHVSVGTVVKVFDFEFDEEVEYTIVGATEADPFNFKVSNESPIGEALIGKGIGETVEIVVPDGVTKLKILEIHR
- the dusB gene encoding tRNA dihydrouridine synthase DusB, with protein sequence MKIGSVTLDGNIWLAPMAGVTDLAFRKICKEFGCPVVVTEMISAKALSYRDKRTFKYMEVHPEERPLALQIFGSEPDTMAQVTEEVLNDHPFDILDINMGCPAPKIVKNGDGSALMKDPRLAAEIVSAVKAVSKKPVTVKFRKGWDDEHINAVEFAKMMEAAGADAITVHGRTREQYYSGKADWTIIKSVKEAVAIPVIGNGDIFTPEDAKSIVELTGCDGIMIGRGVQGRPWLFEQINDYLKTGTYKPDPCLEERILLIEKQLNWMTEYKPEHVAVMEMRKHSAWYLKGIKNSANIRAQINKASTKEELSTLLRSLL
- a CDS encoding type III pantothenate kinase, which produces MLLAFDVGNTNVVLGVFNEESGELKHQWRISTDKSKTSDEIGMIVHQLFGYHGLQLTEVKAVIISSVVPSIMYSLQHMAIKYCNVKALVIGPGVKTGMNIKYDNPRQVGADRIVNGVSAFKKYGGPVIIVDFGTATTFCAINEKCEYLGGAIMPGVKVSSEALTNRAAKLTRVELEKPNKIICKNTTQSIQAGLIYGNIGAVDYIVRRMKSEMHYDGDIPVIATGGLSSMVATDSETINTVDRHLTLDGLYTIYMMNK
- a CDS encoding biotin--[acetyl-CoA-carboxylase] ligase, translating into MKSKILGYLLEHRDSYTTGQELSAICEVSRQSIHKHINSLKEEGYDISSVHRKGYKLTVGSTISQAALEVLIEEHDFIKKALFFESIPSTNSYLKANSDQMDTAIVVANEQTAGRGRLGRTWVSTPGVGLWQSILLRPSIRPAGASMLTQVAAVAMLEAIEEVLALKVKIKWPNDLLIGEKKVCGILTEMSAELSAVQYVVIGIGLNVNQETFADEISAIATSLRIETGIEVSRFDLLRAFLNRFEAHYAQFLKDLSLKSVVKLINERSVLVSREINVILGEFTRTALAKEINEFGELIITENDGTETTLYYGEVSVRIK